The following proteins are co-located in the Camelina sativa cultivar DH55 chromosome 12, Cs, whole genome shotgun sequence genome:
- the LOC104733116 gene encoding agamous-like MADS-box protein AGL62, with product MVKSNKGRQKIEMKKMRKEKNLQVTFSKRKFGLFKKASELCTLCGAQILMIVFSPAGKVFSFGHPSVRELIYRFQNFNHNSLIPHQPNNNLELAESRPDTNVQYLNEMLTHMLVKQEKAEDTRMTLDRVKQSREQRGIRWYEKDVKELDVTETDNLIGALQDVRKKLVSDMSHDSQLNVSHQNYMGENAVFGGGGNVDVGGIDLFNPIMGFPN from the exons ATGGTGAAAAGTAACAAAGGTCGTCAAAAgatagagatgaaaaaaatgagaaaagagaagaacctTCAAGTGACTTTCTCGAAAAGAAAGTTTGGTCTTTTCAAGAAAGCTAGTGAGCTTTGCACTTTGTGTGGTGCacagattttgatgattgtgttctCTCCTGCTGGGAAAGTGTTTTCTTTTGGCCATCCTAGTGTTAGAGAACTAATCTATCGTTTCCAAAACTTTAACCATAATTCTCTCATTCCCCACCAACCAAACAACAACCTGGAGCTTGCTGAATCTCGTCCGGATACAAATGTCCAATACCTCAACGAGATGCTCACTCAT ATGCTGGTCAAACAGGAAAAGGCGGAAGATACTAGAATGACATTAGACAGGGTGAAACAATCAAGAGAACAAAGAGGAATCCGCTGGtatgaaaaagatgtgaaagaaCTCGACGTGACCGAAACCGACAATCTGATTGGTGCTCTTCAAGATGTAAGGAAGAAGTTGGTAAGTGACATGTCTCACGATTCTCAATTAAATGTTTCTCATCAGAATTACATGGGAGAAAATGCtgtctttggtggtggtggtaatgtTGATGTTGGCGGCATTGATCTGTTTAATCCAATCATGGGTTTTCCTAACTAG